The proteins below are encoded in one region of Pseudonocardia sp. DSM 110487:
- a CDS encoding DUF6153 family protein, with translation MNTGTGASAAGVVRLVLLAMAATGFLAMHGVAATDPAAGHVSPLDSHSLVAPAEPAMAMPDAGPETIAWSGDAGHHHHDDMAACAFILLTVLAGVVLQALGVTSGSAFPKLSALVRSRRAPPRAPPLPLFLSLCVFRL, from the coding sequence GTGAACACGGGAACGGGAGCATCCGCGGCGGGCGTCGTCCGCCTCGTTCTGCTCGCCATGGCCGCCACCGGCTTCCTCGCCATGCACGGTGTGGCGGCCACGGACCCGGCGGCCGGGCACGTCAGCCCTCTCGACTCCCACTCGCTCGTCGCGCCGGCCGAACCCGCCATGGCGATGCCCGATGCCGGCCCGGAGACGATCGCGTGGTCGGGCGACGCAGGCCATCACCACCACGACGACATGGCCGCCTGCGCGTTCATCCTGCTGACCGTCCTCGCCGGCGTCGTGCTGCAAGCCCTCGGCGTCACATCGGGCAGCGCGTTCCCGAAGCTCTCGGCCCTCGTCCGGTCGAGGCGGGCGCCACCGCGCGCCCCACCCCTTCCCCTGTTCCTCTCCCTCTGCGTGTTCCGGCTGTAA
- a CDS encoding DUF305 domain-containing protein yields MSTIRRSTRATVAGAALVLSVTLSACGGGTAAPTAAPTTTEPPVSAPADAGAQHNDTDIRFAQMMVPHHQQALAMAEMAVERAESPDVKALAEQVRAAQDPEIATLNGFLESWGIQPMDSGMDHSGMGHSGSGGMMTQGDMDSLGAASGAAFDKMFLEMMIVHHEGAVAEAEREVAGGANAQAKELASQIISGQTAEIERMQQMLA; encoded by the coding sequence ATGTCCACCATTCGCAGGTCCACCCGTGCAACCGTGGCCGGCGCGGCGCTCGTCCTGTCCGTCACGCTGTCCGCCTGCGGCGGCGGCACTGCGGCGCCCACCGCCGCTCCCACCACGACCGAACCGCCGGTCTCCGCGCCTGCCGATGCCGGCGCGCAGCACAACGACACCGACATCCGCTTCGCACAGATGATGGTCCCCCACCACCAGCAGGCACTCGCCATGGCCGAGATGGCGGTGGAGCGGGCGGAGAGCCCTGACGTCAAGGCACTCGCCGAGCAGGTCAGGGCGGCACAGGACCCGGAGATCGCCACCCTGAACGGCTTCCTGGAGAGCTGGGGCATCCAGCCCATGGACAGCGGCATGGACCACTCGGGGATGGGTCACTCCGGGTCCGGCGGGATGATGACCCAGGGCGACATGGACTCGCTGGGGGCCGCCAGCGGAGCCGCCTTCGACAAGATGTTCCTCGAGATGATGATCGTGCACCACGAGGGCGCCGTCGCCGAGGCGGAGCGCGAGGTGGCCGGCGGGGCGAACGCGCAGGCCAAGGAGCTCGCCTCCCAGATCATCAGCGGCCAGACCGCCGAGATCGAGCGGATGCAGCAGATGCTGGCCTAA
- a CDS encoding TetR/AcrR family transcriptional regulator has protein sequence MDPITEKPRRRRADAERNVAAIVAAARDLLCGGTLPSMGEVAVAAGVGRVTLYAHFASREALLDAVVRKVMAETDEALTGLRLDDDPPRVALDRLVHTSWQILDRHRTVRSVTLAELGPEALREQHDRVARHVERLIARGQADGVFRADLPGPWLVASFYATVHAAADEVSGGRLDAEVAPDVLGATLQSILQGD, from the coding sequence GTGGACCCGATCACCGAGAAACCACGGCGGCGCAGGGCCGACGCTGAGCGCAACGTGGCGGCGATCGTCGCGGCGGCCCGTGACCTGCTCTGCGGTGGGACGCTGCCGTCGATGGGCGAGGTCGCGGTGGCCGCGGGCGTGGGACGCGTGACGTTGTACGCGCACTTCGCGTCCCGCGAGGCACTCCTCGACGCCGTCGTCCGCAAGGTGATGGCGGAGACCGACGAGGCGCTGACCGGCCTCCGCCTCGACGACGACCCGCCGCGGGTCGCGCTCGACCGACTGGTCCACACGTCATGGCAGATCCTGGACCGGCATCGCACGGTGCGTTCCGTGACCCTCGCCGAGCTGGGCCCCGAGGCCCTGCGCGAGCAACACGATCGAGTCGCCCGTCACGTCGAGCGCCTGATCGCACGCGGGCAGGCCGACGGCGTGTTCCGCGCCGACCTGCCCGGGCCGTGGCTCGTGGCGTCCTTCTACGCCACGGTGCACGCCGCCGCCGACGAGGTCAGCGGCGGCAGGCTCGACGCAGAGGTGGCGCCCGACGTGCTGGGCGCCACCCTGCAGTCGATCCTCCAGGGCGATTAG
- a CDS encoding MFS transporter encodes MNRRWLMLTLLAFAQFMLIVDITVVQVALPSIGADLALGREALTWVVTTYTLVFGGLMILGGRLADVVGARRTLLAGLAVFTVASLVCGLATSGAVLVAARAAQGVGAALLSPAALAVITTTFDGNDRSRALGVWAAIGGAGAAAGVLLSGLLTAGPGWQWVFWVNVPVGLVVLALVPGLVRPDVTAGARQPVDVPGALAVTAATALLIYGVVHAGDAGWGAPLTLGALVAAVAGYAVFVAVESRVRVPLMRPQTLARRPVVSGTLLMLVATGLMLGLFFLTSLYVQHARGLGALATGLLFLPVALGITAGAQLGAHLIGRVGGRPVAVGGLLLTAVGAAVLTQAPAVDGVLAAVLPGFVLAAFGIGPVFVAATTTTLANVPRDEAGVASGVVNTFHELGGSIGVALVSTVAAASISGSGTSGFTSGYVVCAVVAAVAAVVALGLVPGGKPHAVAGHGHGHAQGH; translated from the coding sequence ATGAACCGCCGCTGGCTGATGCTCACCCTGCTCGCATTCGCGCAGTTCATGCTGATCGTCGACATCACCGTGGTGCAGGTCGCGCTGCCGAGCATCGGCGCCGACCTCGCGCTCGGTCGCGAGGCGCTGACCTGGGTGGTGACCACCTACACCCTGGTGTTCGGGGGTCTGATGATCCTCGGCGGGCGCCTTGCCGATGTCGTCGGCGCGCGACGCACCCTGCTGGCAGGGCTGGCCGTGTTCACGGTGGCGTCGCTGGTGTGCGGCCTGGCCACCTCGGGTGCCGTCCTCGTCGCGGCCCGCGCCGCGCAGGGGGTCGGCGCGGCGCTGCTCTCGCCCGCGGCGCTCGCGGTCATCACCACGACCTTCGACGGGAACGACCGCAGCCGGGCGCTCGGCGTGTGGGCGGCGATCGGCGGCGCGGGCGCCGCCGCCGGCGTGCTGCTCAGCGGCCTGCTGACCGCCGGACCGGGATGGCAGTGGGTCTTCTGGGTGAACGTGCCGGTCGGCCTCGTGGTGCTGGCGCTTGTCCCCGGCCTCGTCCGGCCGGACGTCACGGCAGGCGCGAGGCAGCCGGTCGACGTGCCGGGCGCACTCGCGGTCACCGCGGCCACGGCGCTGCTGATCTACGGCGTCGTGCACGCGGGCGACGCCGGATGGGGAGCGCCGCTCACCCTCGGCGCGCTGGTGGCGGCGGTTGCCGGCTACGCCGTGTTCGTCGCCGTCGAGTCCCGGGTCCGGGTCCCGCTGATGCGCCCGCAGACGTTGGCGCGCCGGCCGGTCGTGTCCGGCACGTTGCTGATGCTGGTGGCCACCGGGCTGATGCTCGGGCTGTTCTTCCTCACCTCGCTCTACGTGCAGCACGCACGCGGGCTGGGTGCACTGGCCACCGGCCTGCTGTTCCTGCCGGTCGCGCTCGGGATCACCGCGGGCGCGCAGCTCGGGGCCCACCTGATCGGGCGGGTCGGCGGCCGCCCCGTCGCGGTGGGTGGGCTCCTGCTCACGGCCGTCGGCGCGGCCGTGCTGACCCAGGCCCCCGCCGTCGACGGGGTGCTGGCCGCCGTGCTCCCCGGGTTCGTGTTGGCAGCCTTCGGCATCGGACCGGTGTTCGTCGCGGCCACCACGACGACGCTCGCGAACGTGCCGCGCGACGAGGCGGGGGTCGCGTCCGGCGTGGTCAACACGTTCCACGAGCTCGGCGGGAGCATCGGCGTCGCGCTCGTCTCGACGGTCGCCGCGGCGAGCATCTCCGGTTCCGGTACGAGCGGGTTCACCAGTGGCTACGTGGTGTGCGCCGTCGTCGCGGCGGTGGCGGCCGTGGTCGCGCTGGGGCTCGTGCCCGGTGGGAAGCCGCATGCCGTCGCCGGGCACGGACACGGGCACGCTCAGGGACACTGA
- a CDS encoding FAD-dependent monooxygenase, whose protein sequence is MRQNDGEGKLTPVSTRTAVVIGGGIGGLASAVALRSAGWNVQVLERSEGLREVGAGISLWPNALRALDLLGVGDRVREQGTIETGGGFRDRTGTWLFRTDMRAIEERFGPSVLIRRPALLAILADALPPGTVTLSTEVTGIAERPDHVRVEHRAGPTTADVVVAADGIRSRIRAHLWPGARGPRYAGYTTWRFVTPVLDIDAEVTESWGSGERVGIFPLGDGTFYSYQSATVPPDNRVGDELGELKRRFSGWHDPIPALLDSVTSADVLRHDIYRLPPLRTFVTRRVALVGDAAHAMTPDLGQGGCTSLEDAVELARQLDGRPADPAHGLARYDRLRRPRTQAIARRSAISGRFGQASSPIAVRLRDRAARLLPHGAFLRSMEPVFGWR, encoded by the coding sequence ATGCGGCAGAACGACGGCGAAGGCAAGCTCACTCCCGTGAGCACGCGGACGGCCGTGGTGATCGGCGGCGGCATCGGTGGTCTCGCGAGCGCGGTCGCGCTGCGCTCGGCGGGCTGGAACGTGCAGGTCCTCGAACGCAGCGAGGGGCTGCGGGAGGTCGGCGCCGGCATCTCCCTGTGGCCTAACGCGTTGCGCGCGCTCGACTTACTCGGAGTGGGCGACCGAGTCCGCGAGCAAGGCACCATCGAAACGGGTGGCGGGTTCCGCGACCGGACGGGAACGTGGCTCTTCCGGACCGACATGCGCGCGATCGAGGAGCGCTTCGGCCCATCCGTCCTGATCCGGCGCCCCGCGCTGCTCGCGATACTCGCCGACGCGCTACCGCCCGGAACCGTGACGCTGTCGACCGAGGTCACCGGCATCGCCGAGCGGCCCGACCACGTCCGCGTCGAGCATCGCGCCGGACCGACCACCGCCGATGTCGTCGTGGCCGCCGACGGCATCCGCAGCCGGATCCGCGCCCACCTGTGGCCAGGCGCGCGAGGCCCCCGCTACGCCGGATACACGACGTGGCGCTTCGTCACGCCCGTGCTCGACATCGACGCGGAGGTGACCGAGAGCTGGGGCAGCGGGGAGCGGGTCGGGATCTTCCCGCTGGGCGACGGCACGTTCTACTCGTACCAGTCCGCCACGGTTCCGCCCGACAACCGGGTCGGCGACGAGCTGGGCGAGCTGAAGCGCCGGTTCAGCGGCTGGCACGACCCGATCCCCGCGCTGCTCGACAGCGTCACGTCCGCCGACGTGCTACGGCATGACATCTACCGCCTGCCCCCGCTGCGCACGTTCGTCACCCGGCGCGTCGCGCTCGTCGGCGACGCCGCCCACGCCATGACACCGGACCTCGGGCAGGGCGGCTGCACGTCCCTGGAGGATGCCGTCGAGCTCGCCCGCCAGCTCGATGGCCGGCCGGCCGATCCGGCGCACGGCCTGGCCCGCTACGACAGGCTCCGCCGCCCTCGCACCCAGGCCATCGCGCGCCGGTCCGCGATCTCCGGCCGGTTCGGCCAGGCCTCATCCCCGATCGCGGTTCGGCTGCGCGATCGCGCAGCGCGCCTCCTCCCCCACGGCGCGTTCCTGCGCTCCATGGAGCCGGTGTTCGGCTGGCGATGA
- a CDS encoding NAD(P)-dependent oxidoreductase, whose protein sequence is MRSEPIRYLITGGRGFIGRHVIRRLVARGADVHATSRTQPHKQAGVRWWCVDLTDAKATRAVVQEVRPDVVIHLASRAEGGRSLALVVPMLNDNVMSAVNVMAAAADVPGCRVVLAGSLEEHSDLEPGSGARSPYSASKIAATTYATLFRDLAGLPVVVLRLAMVYGPDDPHATRLVPHVVDGFLHGVAPRLSSGMRRIDWVYVDDVVDALLAAAVEPAALGRVLDIGTGDVASIRDAVSLIADVTGTRVVPKFGQLPDRQGDRDLVADPEPALRYLGWSARTSLRAGMERTVEWHVRQVPGAAVSA, encoded by the coding sequence ATGCGTTCTGAACCGATCCGATACCTCATCACCGGCGGCCGGGGGTTCATCGGCCGCCACGTGATCCGCCGCCTCGTGGCGCGCGGAGCCGACGTCCACGCCACCAGCCGTACCCAGCCGCACAAGCAGGCCGGTGTCCGGTGGTGGTGCGTGGACCTGACCGACGCCAAGGCCACGCGTGCCGTCGTGCAAGAGGTGCGCCCCGACGTCGTCATCCACCTCGCGAGCCGGGCAGAAGGCGGGCGCAGCCTCGCGCTCGTGGTGCCGATGCTCAACGACAACGTCATGAGCGCGGTGAACGTGATGGCCGCCGCGGCGGACGTCCCGGGCTGCCGCGTGGTGCTCGCCGGCTCGCTCGAGGAGCACTCCGACCTCGAGCCGGGCTCGGGCGCGCGGTCGCCGTACTCGGCGTCGAAGATCGCGGCCACGACGTACGCGACCCTGTTCCGCGACCTCGCGGGGCTGCCGGTCGTCGTCCTGCGGCTCGCGATGGTCTACGGCCCGGACGACCCGCACGCCACGCGGTTGGTGCCCCACGTCGTCGACGGCTTCCTCCACGGGGTCGCCCCCAGGCTCTCCAGCGGCATGCGCCGTATCGACTGGGTGTACGTGGACGACGTCGTCGACGCCCTGCTCGCCGCGGCCGTCGAACCGGCGGCGCTCGGGCGCGTCCTGGACATCGGCACCGGTGACGTGGCGTCGATCCGTGACGCCGTGTCACTGATCGCCGACGTCACGGGCACCCGTGTCGTGCCGAAGTTCGGGCAGCTGCCCGACCGGCAGGGGGATCGCGACCTCGTCGCTGACCCCGAGCCGGCGCTGCGGTACCTCGGGTGGTCCGCCCGGACGAGCCTGCGCGCTGGCATGGAGCGCACGGTCGAATGGCATGTCCGGCAGGTGCCCGGGGCGGCAGTGAGCGCGTGA
- a CDS encoding class I SAM-dependent methyltransferase yields MKGPKDVERLRRYWDEHSGSYDRQMAFLDRKVFGDSRQWVCRDAAGDVLEVGIGTGLNLACYPGDVSLTGIDLSPAMLEHARRRAAISGRPVTLQVGDAHRLEFPDASFDTVVCTFALCAIPDERRAIAEMWRVLRPGGQLRLADHVVSTSGPARLLQRLLELVTIPTGGEHFRRRPVLHVRELGFVVERQERFKLGIVERVAARKPA; encoded by the coding sequence ATGAAGGGCCCGAAGGACGTGGAACGGCTGCGCCGGTACTGGGACGAGCACTCCGGCTCTTACGACAGGCAGATGGCGTTCCTCGACCGGAAGGTGTTCGGCGACAGCAGGCAGTGGGTGTGCCGGGACGCGGCCGGGGACGTGCTCGAGGTGGGCATCGGCACCGGCCTGAACCTCGCCTGCTACCCCGGCGACGTCTCGCTCACCGGCATCGACCTGAGCCCCGCGATGCTCGAACACGCTCGTCGCCGCGCCGCGATCAGCGGGCGCCCGGTCACCCTCCAGGTCGGCGACGCCCACCGGCTCGAGTTCCCCGACGCCTCGTTCGACACGGTGGTGTGCACCTTCGCGCTGTGCGCGATCCCGGACGAGCGCCGCGCCATCGCCGAGATGTGGCGCGTGCTGCGGCCCGGCGGGCAGCTGCGGCTGGCCGACCACGTCGTCAGCACGTCCGGGCCGGCACGGCTGCTCCAGCGGCTGCTGGAGCTGGTGACGATCCCGACCGGTGGGGAGCACTTCCGGCGCAGGCCCGTCCTCCACGTGCGCGAGCTGGGCTTCGTGGTCGAGCGGCAGGAGCGCTTCAAGCTGGGGATCGTGGAGCGCGTAGCCGCCCGCAAACCCGCGTAG
- a CDS encoding GNAT family N-acetyltransferase, with translation MDSIPPLRIRDAWSTDGPVLTRMVRGSGAYDGEYRVMVAPLLIDDAYLAANPTRVCVDDKGTIAGFASLLVPGRGVAGEAELDYMFVADDQQGRGIGRFLFADIVAISREMGVGRIHIVSHPPSEGFYLSVGAQRVGEIPPAGRVTWIRPYLHLDLALDGASR, from the coding sequence ATGGACTCCATCCCACCGCTCAGGATCCGCGACGCGTGGTCCACCGACGGCCCGGTGCTGACCCGGATGGTGCGCGGCTCCGGCGCCTACGACGGCGAGTACCGCGTGATGGTCGCACCGCTGCTCATCGACGACGCCTACCTCGCCGCGAACCCCACAAGGGTGTGCGTCGACGACAAGGGCACGATCGCCGGCTTCGCGAGCCTGCTGGTGCCAGGACGCGGGGTCGCGGGCGAGGCCGAGCTCGATTACATGTTCGTCGCCGACGATCAACAGGGGCGCGGGATCGGACGGTTCCTCTTCGCCGACATCGTCGCCATCAGCAGGGAGATGGGCGTCGGACGCATCCACATCGTGTCGCACCCGCCCTCGGAGGGGTTCTACCTGTCGGTCGGCGCGCAACGGGTGGGCGAGATCCCGCCGGCCGGCCGGGTCACATGGATCCGCCCGTACCTGCACCTCGACCTCGCGCTCGACGGCGCCTCGCGCTGA
- the arsM gene encoding arsenite methyltransferase — protein MAEQTDTAIRESVRAHYAAAARSAAGEHEQGGACCPPGGCGSDSVDVSFGGQLYDATETAGVPAAAVAASLGCGVPTAVADLRPGEVVLDLGSGAGADVLISAGRVAPGGRAFGLDMTDEMLELARRNAAAAGVDNIEFLKGYLEDVPLPDGSVDVVISNCVINLAADKAAVLREAARVLRPGGRFAVSDVIADPDVDAATRTDPDSWAACVAGAMTRAEFEQALDAAGLTGVEITETHRVHEHAAAAIVRAYKPLGPSALASGTQVQI, from the coding sequence ATGGCAGAGCAGACCGACACCGCGATCCGCGAGTCCGTCCGGGCCCACTACGCCGCCGCGGCGCGCTCAGCCGCGGGAGAGCACGAGCAGGGCGGTGCCTGCTGCCCTCCGGGCGGCTGCGGGTCAGACAGCGTCGACGTCTCCTTCGGCGGGCAGCTCTACGACGCGACGGAGACGGCGGGCGTTCCGGCCGCAGCCGTCGCGGCATCGCTCGGATGCGGGGTGCCGACCGCCGTTGCCGACCTGCGCCCCGGCGAGGTGGTGCTCGACCTCGGTTCTGGCGCGGGGGCGGACGTGCTGATCTCCGCGGGCCGGGTCGCCCCCGGTGGTCGGGCGTTCGGACTGGACATGACCGACGAGATGCTCGAGCTGGCCCGCCGCAACGCTGCCGCGGCCGGCGTCGACAACATCGAGTTCCTGAAGGGCTATCTGGAGGACGTCCCGCTACCCGACGGCAGCGTCGACGTGGTGATCTCCAACTGCGTGATCAACCTCGCCGCGGACAAGGCTGCGGTCCTGCGGGAGGCAGCTCGGGTACTGCGGCCCGGCGGCCGGTTCGCCGTCTCGGACGTGATCGCCGACCCCGACGTGGATGCCGCGACCCGCACCGACCCGGACAGCTGGGCCGCGTGCGTGGCCGGAGCCATGACCCGCGCCGAGTTCGAGCAGGCACTCGACGCCGCCGGACTCACCGGCGTGGAGATCACCGAGACCCACCGCGTGCACGAGCACGCCGCGGCGGCCATCGTCAGGGCGTACAAGCCGCTCGGTCCGAGCGCACTTGCATCCGGTACCCAGGTACAGATTTAG
- a CDS encoding MerR family transcriptional regulator → MSGTLRSGQLAETAGVNVQTLRYYERRGLLPEPRRSLGGHREYDQEAVTVLRVIRGLARLGFTLAEIAELIEVGSHRGPRPGLRAAATAKLAEVDAKIDHLTQVRAGLTAVLTAECSDLTECSCNPACPIPFGEING, encoded by the coding sequence GTGAGCGGGACGTTGCGGTCGGGCCAACTGGCCGAGACCGCAGGGGTGAACGTGCAGACGCTGCGCTACTACGAGCGCCGCGGCCTGCTCCCCGAACCGCGGCGCAGCCTGGGCGGGCACCGCGAGTACGACCAGGAGGCCGTCACGGTGCTGCGCGTCATCCGCGGGCTGGCCCGGCTCGGGTTCACGCTCGCCGAGATCGCCGAGCTGATCGAGGTCGGCTCGCATCGCGGCCCACGGCCGGGGCTGCGCGCCGCGGCGACGGCCAAGCTGGCCGAGGTCGACGCGAAGATCGACCACCTGACACAGGTCCGCGCCGGCCTCACCGCCGTGCTCACCGCGGAGTGCAGCGACCTCACCGAGTGCTCGTGCAACCCGGCCTGCCCGATTCCCTTCGGGGAGATCAACGGCTAG
- a CDS encoding TetR/AcrR family transcriptional regulator, translating to MGEGQAAAEQAAPVRRLRRADRREQILDAATRAFARAGFAATGLDDVAAEAGITRVLLYRHFDSKADLYRAVLDRAGDRLEARVGSDEFDDRAIPNLLLAASADPDAFRLLFRHTARESEFRELVDQMTSQSIDVARKNLRAEIPDGPWLEWAAQLIPALTIEAVISWLDAGRPDPDQAASRIEQAIHGVIRAAQR from the coding sequence ATGGGTGAAGGGCAAGCGGCGGCCGAGCAGGCCGCGCCGGTGCGCAGGCTGCGCCGGGCGGACCGGCGCGAGCAGATCCTCGACGCCGCCACCCGCGCGTTCGCCCGCGCCGGGTTCGCGGCCACCGGGCTGGACGACGTCGCGGCAGAGGCAGGTATCACTCGCGTGCTGCTGTACCGGCACTTCGACTCGAAGGCCGACCTGTACCGCGCTGTCCTCGATCGGGCGGGCGATCGGCTGGAGGCGCGCGTCGGCAGCGACGAGTTCGACGACCGGGCCATCCCGAACCTCCTGCTCGCCGCCTCGGCCGACCCCGACGCCTTCCGTCTCCTGTTCCGCCACACAGCGCGCGAATCGGAGTTCCGCGAGCTCGTCGACCAGATGACCAGCCAGTCCATCGACGTCGCGCGGAAGAACCTGCGGGCGGAGATCCCCGACGGGCCGTGGCTGGAATGGGCGGCGCAGCTGATCCCCGCCCTCACCATCGAGGCGGTCATCAGCTGGCTCGACGCCGGCCGGCCCGACCCCGACCAGGCGGCGAGCCGAATCGAGCAGGCCATCCACGGCGTCATCCGAGCAGCGCAGCGCTGA
- a CDS encoding cytochrome P450 gives MTSAVQLPFEQPCPFQAAPLLRELQTAGPVHRIRTAVGAEAWLVTGYEHVRRLLDDDRLGRSHPEPANAARTGESALFGGPLGDFETEHADHARMRSLMQPHFAPKRMRALRPRVEALTAGLLDELAEHGSPADLNEALALPLPIAVICELLGVPYEDRAQFRAWTQAAADVQDRARSERGLYDLFTYGQELVARKRREPGDDVISRLSTAEGIGDDEAAGMAMSLLFAGHETTVVAIGMGAVQLLTNPAQWQALLADPTRIGRAVEEILRTEGLGGGGIPRYARSDLEIAGVSVRAGELVLLDTGAANHDGSVFPDPDRFDVGRHDAGHMTFGHGAHYCIGAPLARLELEAAFSQLIPRFPTMRLAVPVEELVLNTRTLTGGLLGIPVTW, from the coding sequence GTGACGAGTGCGGTCCAGCTGCCGTTCGAGCAGCCCTGTCCGTTCCAGGCCGCGCCGCTGCTGCGAGAGCTGCAGACGGCCGGGCCGGTGCACCGGATCCGCACGGCCGTCGGTGCCGAGGCGTGGTTGGTCACCGGATACGAGCACGTGCGCCGCCTGCTCGACGACGACCGGCTCGGGAGATCGCACCCGGAACCGGCCAACGCGGCACGTACCGGGGAGTCGGCGCTGTTCGGTGGGCCGTTGGGGGACTTCGAGACCGAGCACGCCGACCATGCGCGGATGCGATCGCTGATGCAGCCGCACTTCGCACCCAAGCGCATGCGCGCGCTGCGCCCGCGCGTCGAGGCGCTCACCGCCGGCTTGCTCGACGAGCTGGCCGAACACGGATCACCCGCGGACCTGAACGAAGCGTTGGCGCTGCCGCTGCCGATCGCGGTGATCTGCGAGCTGCTCGGGGTGCCCTACGAGGACCGGGCACAGTTCCGGGCCTGGACCCAGGCGGCCGCCGACGTGCAGGACCGCGCGCGTTCGGAGAGGGGCCTCTACGACCTGTTCACCTACGGGCAGGAGCTGGTCGCACGCAAGCGCCGGGAGCCGGGCGACGACGTGATCTCGCGGCTGAGCACGGCGGAGGGGATCGGGGACGACGAGGCGGCGGGGATGGCGATGTCCCTGCTCTTCGCCGGGCACGAGACCACGGTGGTGGCCATCGGCATGGGCGCGGTCCAGCTGCTGACCAACCCGGCACAGTGGCAGGCCCTGCTCGCCGATCCGACCCGGATCGGCCGTGCCGTGGAGGAGATCCTGCGCACCGAGGGCCTTGGCGGCGGCGGGATCCCCCGGTACGCCCGCAGCGACCTCGAGATCGCGGGCGTCAGCGTCCGCGCGGGCGAACTGGTGCTGCTCGACACGGGCGCCGCGAACCACGACGGCTCGGTCTTTCCCGATCCGGACCGGTTCGACGTCGGCCGCCACGACGCCGGTCACATGACGTTCGGCCACGGCGCCCACTACTGCATCGGAGCGCCGCTGGCCCGGCTCGAGCTGGAGGCCGCCTTCTCCCAGCTGATCCCGCGCTTCCCCACGATGCGCCTGGCCGTCCCGGTGGAGGAGCTCGTGCTGAACACCCGGACACTGACCGGCGGATTGCTCGGGATCCCGGTGACGTGGTGA
- a CDS encoding cysteine desulfurase family protein — protein sequence MTHPALADGPIFLDYNATTPVDPAVLDAALPYLAVHFGNPSSGHHYADAPRAAVARARDQLAELLGAQPQEIVFTGGGSEADTLALRGAALAAPTGRRAVITLPTEHPAVLKACHSLQAEGFVVTHLPVDQFGRVDPADLQAGITGATALVSIAYGNSETGTLQPISQLSAIARAHGAVFHTDAAQAVGKVALDVDELGVDLLTVVGHKMYAPKGVGALYIRTGVPMQPIIHGGGQEHGLRAGTENVAFIAALGQAAALAAAELPGSTHRLAGLRDLLHHELQRLLLDRVHLNGHPTQRLPGTLNVSIDGIHGRALLAALPELAASTGSACHEGVDTPSEVLLAMGLPADRASAALRLSLGRWTTIDDVHRAARLISQQVTAPLTSTPV from the coding sequence ATGACCCACCCTGCCCTGGCCGATGGGCCGATCTTCCTGGACTACAACGCCACGACACCGGTCGATCCGGCCGTCCTCGACGCTGCCCTGCCCTACCTGGCTGTGCACTTCGGCAACCCCTCCAGTGGCCACCACTACGCCGACGCCCCACGCGCCGCCGTCGCACGCGCCCGAGATCAGCTCGCCGAGCTGCTCGGCGCGCAGCCGCAGGAGATCGTGTTCACCGGCGGCGGGTCGGAAGCTGACACGCTCGCCCTCCGCGGCGCCGCCCTCGCCGCACCCACCGGTCGTCGCGCCGTGATAACCCTGCCCACGGAGCACCCCGCCGTGCTCAAGGCCTGCCACAGCCTGCAGGCCGAGGGCTTCGTCGTCACCCACCTCCCGGTCGACCAGTTCGGTCGCGTCGACCCCGCCGACCTGCAGGCCGGAATCACGGGCGCGACCGCGCTGGTGTCGATCGCGTACGGCAACAGCGAGACCGGCACACTGCAGCCGATCTCGCAGCTCTCCGCCATCGCCAGGGCTCATGGTGCGGTGTTCCACACCGACGCCGCTCAAGCCGTCGGGAAGGTCGCCCTCGACGTCGACGAACTCGGGGTGGACCTGCTGACCGTGGTCGGGCACAAGATGTACGCACCCAAAGGCGTCGGCGCCCTCTACATCCGCACCGGCGTTCCGATGCAGCCGATCATCCACGGCGGCGGGCAGGAGCACGGGCTGAGAGCGGGCACCGAGAACGTCGCGTTCATCGCCGCCCTCGGCCAGGCCGCCGCCCTCGCCGCCGCCGAGCTCCCCGGCAGCACGCATCGCCTGGCAGGACTGCGGGACCTGCTCCACCACGAGCTGCAGCGGCTCCTTCTCGACCGGGTCCACCTCAACGGCCACCCCACCCAGCGGCTACCCGGCACGCTGAACGTCAGCATCGACGGCATCCACGGCCGCGCCCTGCTCGCCGCCCTGCCCGAGCTCGCCGCCTCCACCGGGTCCGCATGCCACGAAGGCGTCGACACCCCGTCCGAGGTCCTGCTCGCCATGGGCCTGCCCGCCGACCGCGCCAGCGCCGCGCTGCGGCTGTCCCTTGGCCGCTGGACGACCATCGACGACGTGCACCGCGCCGCTCGACTGATCTCCCAGCAGGTCACCGCGCCGCTGACCAGCACACCCGTCTGA